The DNA region TCCTTCAATTTATGCCGATATCGGATCCTTGTCTATTGTTTATGGACAAAGGGCTGATCCATAATTCGATCGTAATTGATtataatcattttttaaatttatttttctatttaaattataatttgaatcaGGATGAATGATCGGAGGTCACTCGAAGATCAACTTTACTCGGTGTCTAACTATCCATCTATTGCTTATCACTTCTGGTTGTTCATTCCGATTCAAACTATaatttaaatagaaaaataaatttaaaaaaaaaaatacaatcaaTTATGATCAAAATATAATTACGATTCACATTATTACATTATAAATCATTCTCATTCTACACAAAGTGGACCAGTGATACTTGTTTCACCGTGTggataattaatttatttttccttcaaaattttaatattcagATGTAATAATCATGTAATATTCAAATTATAttacatttttattttgttaaattcaaattaagatgTAAACTGTGATATTataaatatcaattaataaaattttaattattaacatTAGTCAGCACTAGCATGGGGCAAAGACGTGGTCAAGATTAGTCAGACAGGTTCAAATCGTAGCTACAGAAGGTTAACATTAGTCAGGCATGTTCATATCTTAGCTATAATTCTTTCTCTCGTAAGatgataaatataaaaacattGAATGTTACATATAGACAACCGTACTTCTCCGTAGAAAATTTTTGTTGAGTCAAATCAAACACCTCCTAGATTAATAATTTCAAAGAATTGGATAGCTGGATCAAATTAGTAAATTCAGTTTAATTCGATCAAATTAACCGATTTAAAATGGAAGCATAACTATGACGTTAAGTGTCGGCCTCAACCTGGCAGGCCAATCAATCCAAGGTAGGAATTGTAGTGTAAGTATCTAAGCGAATGCCATCTCAAATTCACCACACCAAGAAGAGTGAAGCAACTAGATCATCTATTAGTCAAACGACTCATGACGGTTATATTAGATGAGCACTCACTCCCAAAACCTACAACAAAATAGGAGAAGCTTCAAGAGAAATCTTAGAGCTCAACTCAAATTTGAACATTCTCCAACTAAATTGAGTTCAAGCAAGTTCCTCTTGAACTTAATCACAACTAAACTAGAACTCCTCTAATCCCATTCCCCAACAAACAATTCAGCCAACCAATTGAACCTGACAACCGCCTATTATAATCTTTTGACTTCAAACCTGGCAGGCATCTATAATGTGTTATAAATTCACAAACGGAGAACAATACACTTAATCCATCCGTGGGATAATTAGCTACCCAAAGGCAGATATAAAATTATTGTGCAAGGAGATCTCATGATTTCGGACAATTCAAACCGCAACATTACAAGACTGAAGGGCATGATATAATAAAGTTTCAGGATACATAGCGTAAGATCTACGTCAATCACAACAGTGAAGAGAGATTTCGGGAGTATGTAAGGTAGAAGTTTCATTTGACATCCTTGcaaatttatccttaataaatagAAATCGAAATCGCAAATGGAAGTAAAGAGCACAACTCGTGTCAGTATGGCCTGTACCTCCAATCCATTCTTGATCGACTGATCCCATTAGCTCCATAGCCATACTGCATGAGGAAAAGAAGTGCCAGGTCAGAGTTATGAATCTATTCTCACTTTCTAACTTTTGCACGTCTTGATTGATACGTGCCCACGTAATAACAGAAGGGTAAACCAAGGCACTCACGTCGTCAAAGTCTAGGCTGCCATAGAGTCTGCCATAGTTTCGCATGGGACCATGCCCTCCATAAACCTCAGCTGGATCCATGTATCCTCCTGCACTGGGCCCGGCATCATCTAGTGGTGTTGCTGAGTCTATAGCAACCTACTCCATATATCAGATATCACGtcagaaacaaattaaataaatACATGACTTTTCATAACCATACATTGATTCCAGTTGGCAGTTGCCATAATATCTTCCCATAATAAGCATGTAGTGGATATCCAACTCAGTTACCAAGAAGTATAGCTCTATACAACCAATTTCAGATTGTCCTATGAATGTGTACCTCATGTCCAAGAATTTCATGAGTCCTACGGGATACACGATCTGCTACACCATCCTCAGCAAAAGTCACAAAGCCAAAGCCTCGATGGCCACTTCTCTTGGGATCCTATTAATGGTAAAGTGTTTATTCTAACATACAGATTTTGTTTAACCAATTTGAATATGAACACAAGTAATTACCTTTGGAACATAGACATCTGTGATATGGCCAAACCGACCAAAGTACCGGCGCAGATCCTCAGCACTTGCCTCCTGGGGAAGTCTACCAACAAAAATCTTTCTACCAATGCCACGTGAAGGCCCAAAATACTCTCctacatcatacacaaaatttgCATTACAAATGTACAACAGGGGACTATGCTGAGCAGTTTGCGTAACTTTAAATATTAGCATACTTCCATAAGAACCAAAGTGATCGTACAGCGTTGGAGCCCCAAGCGCTGCATACCGTGTTGCAGCTGAGATATAAGCATTGTATGCACCATATCCACTCTGTGGCGCTCTACTAGGATATCTAACTTCGTCATTCTACATTTAACAGAGACCAAAAATTATTTCAGGTGCAACATGAATCAATCATCATTACAATTATAAAGCCAAGTGGTCCCAGTAATCAAAGAGTAGAGATGGTTACCCTTGGGGTAGCTCGGTCAACAACTACAGTAGAACCACCAAGTTCATGGGACTCTGCCATAATCAAATCCACAGCATCTGTTAATTCAAGGAA from Zingiber officinale cultivar Zhangliang chromosome 4B, Zo_v1.1, whole genome shotgun sequence includes:
- the LOC121976031 gene encoding RNA-binding protein Musashi homolog 2-like, giving the protein MANKLVVLGIPWDVDTEGLREYMTKFGPLDDCVVMKERSTGRSRGFGYVTFSSAEDAKSALDCEHVLGNRTLEVKVATPKEEMKGPTKKATRIFVARIAPSVTEAMFRSYFENYGEITDLYMPKDQGSKGHRGIGFITFDNADAVDLIMAESHELGGSTVVVDRATPRNDEVRYPSRAPQSGYGAYNAYISAATRYAALGAPTLYDHFGSYGREYFGPSRGIGRKIFVGRLPQEASAEDLRRYFGRFGHITDVYVPKDPKRSGHRGFGFVTFAEDGVADRVSRRTHEILGHEVAIDSATPLDDAGPSAGGYMDPAEVYGGHGPMRNYGRLYGSLDFDDYGYGANGISRSRMDWRYRPY